From the Bacteroidota bacterium genome, the window CAATTTTTTAAATGGGTTAGCCAGATTATTGCCTATCACCTTACTTTTCAGTGCAAGTATATAAATGAATCCCCAGAAAGCCCCGCCAAGATGCGCGATGTGACCGCCGGGATTGTCTTTCTGGATGCTTAATAAGTCGAGTGCAACAAAAATAAGCGCCATGTATTTGAACTTGACTTTGCCGATAAACAGCATATTCAGCGAATAATCGGGAATAAAGGTGGCAATGGCTATGATGATGGCAAGCACTGAGGCCGAAGCACCCAGAACAATTGAAATGCCTGCAATATTGCTGAAAACCGGGAAAATATTATAGGCTGTTACATAAAAAATTCCTCCGAAAATGCCGCCGAGCAAATAGGTGAGAAGCAGTTTTTTGCTTCCTAGATATTCAGTAAAAAGCTTGCCGCCGAAGTATAGCATCAGCATATTGAAGAAAATATGCAGGAAATTCTCGTGCAGGAACATGTAAGAAATGATGGTCCACGGGCGATGCAGCAGGGTGTCGGGATTTGATGGCAGTGCCAGCCAGTAAACCAATATATTGGTTTCCTTGCCATTTTGCAAATAGGGTATCTGCATAAAGAACTGGAATAAGCCTGCGATGTTCACCAACAGGAATACCGCCACATTGATGATGATGAGCCGCGACAGCATGGAACGTCCCATGAAAAAATCGCGAAGACCTTTCAGAGGTGATGCAGGACGCGCCGGCTGGTAGTTGTTGAAATTGAAATTATTATTCATAAAGCCGAAAAATAATTTGATAATTAGTCAATTTGAAAATTTGAAAATTTTGAACGTCGGGATAAAGGATTATTCCCTGTTACCTATTACCTATTACCAATTACCTATTACCTGCCTTTACTCCCTGTTTTCAAACATTTTCTTACGGTTATTGCGTTTCCATATCATCAAAATAATGAATCCTACCAGCATCCCGCCAAGATGTGCAAAATGTGCCACGTTGTCGCCCGACCTGTTTGAAACACCCAATACCAGTTCAAGTCCGCCGTATAAAATAACAAACCATTTCGCCTTCATCGGAATTGCAAAATATACATATACCAGGGTGTTGGGGAACATCATCCCGAAAGCGAGCAATATGCCGAATACGGCACCCGAAGCACCGATAATCACCGGTGCGTTCAAATAATCTTCACGATACTGATTGATAAAATCTGTGTTAAAGGTAACAGCTGCCTGTTGTAACGAATCTGATTGCTGCGTGGCAATCTGAGCCATTTGATTCAGATTGGCAACCTGCGCCCTGAGTGAATCTGCGGGAGCATGCAGCATACTTATTGAATCGCTGATATTTTGTGCCTGCAATGTAAAATGCTGTGCTGTCTGCGCAAGCGAATCGGAATTGTGAATGATTCCGTTATAGCTTACTGAAAATGTATTAAAATGATTCTGAATATCATAAGATGCTACCTGAAAAACCTGTTGATTATCAATGAATTGTTTGAATTGTATCAATCCGGGACTGGCTTTATACTGTTCAATCGCTTCCAGTACCGGCTGAACCTGAAAATAAACTATAATATAATGTACAGCTGCGGCGCCAAGTCCGCAAAGAATATAATAGGTGAGAAAGCGTTTCGGTCCCCAGACATTTTCCAGTACATAGCCAAACATCCACAAAGCCAGCATATTGAATAATATATGTGTAATGTCGCCATGCATAAACATATATGAAACAATCTGGTAGGGCTTGAATTTTTCAGCTCCAAAATAATGCAGCCCGAGCATATCGTCAAGGTCAACATTCATGGCATTACCCAGAACATATTTGGCAATAAAAAAGAGGATATTTATAATAAGCAGATTCTTTACTACCGGTGGCAGCAATTTGAATCCTGCAGGTCTGTATTGTTCGTAACTCATGGAATGTCTTTGGTTAATTGTATTATTGCCTATCAGAACGCAATAATTGTTTTTTTATTTGAATCGTTTTTCGAGCTCATCATAACCCAGAATGAAAACAATGCGTTTTCCCGAAGGTGAAATTTCCGGTGCGCTGCATGCAAACAGCCTGTCGGCAAGCGATTGCATTTCTTCCGGCTGCATCTGGTGGTTGGTGCGTTTTGCCATATTGCGTGCCATAGCCTGCGCCAGATTTGCTTTTTTATCCATTTTCAGGTCGAGCAAATTCTTTTTAAAATTTTCCAGCACTTCTTCAATCAGTTCTTTAACGTCACTGTCTTTCATGCCGGCAGGCGTACCATTCACCAGAAACGTGCCGGGTCCGAATGGCTCTATCTCAAATCCCATGGCGCGGATATCTCCGGTCAGCTCACTCAGCAATTCGGTGTCCGACGGGCTGAAATCAATGGTTTGCGGATACAGACTGCGTTGTACCGGATGGCATTTTTGTTCAAAATTCTGAAGATAGCGTTCGTATAAAATCCGTTCGTTAGCTGCCTGCTGTGCAATAATCATCACGCCCGATTTCACATTTGTCATGATGTATTTTTGCTGCAGCTGAATAAAACTGCTTTGTCCGTTCCTTACAATATTTTCATCGGTACGCACGCTGAAAACCTCGCTTTGCTGAGGCTGTCCGGCAACCGGTTCTGCATCATTCTTTAGCGAAGGCAGGCTGTCGTAGAGTTTTTCCCAGTGCTGCTGGTTTGATATTTCGCGCGGACTCTGCTGTTCGCGCAGGGGAGGACTTTCTTTTTTATCAAACGGATTAAAATGCGGATCTACCTTGATGGTAGGCACTTTAATGGGGCGGTTATCGTAACTGAGGTCATATTCCATGCCTTTTTCGGCTTCAAAATCAATGCTTGGACTGATGCTGAATTTGCCGATTGATTTGCGTATCGTTGCACGTAAAATGGAATAGATAACCTTTTCTTCCTGAAATTTAATTTCAGTTTTGGTAGGATGAATGTTGATGTCAATTTTGGCAGGATCAATATCCATGTAAATGAAATAGGCCGGATGTGTATTTTCAGGCACCAGTTCAAGATACGAGGCTTCAACCGCGTGATGCAGATAAGAATTTTTAATGAATCGGCCATTCACGAAAAAGTACTGTTCGCCCCGTGTTTTTTTGGCGAATTCGGGTTTGCCTATAAATCCGGAAATTTTAACTACCGTAGTTTCTTCTTCAACAGGTATAATGCGCTCGTTATGAAAATTGCCCAGCAAGGCCAGAATCCGCTGTTTGAGATTGGAGCGGTCGGCCTGTATCACCACTTTTCCGTTATGGTAAAGAATAAAACTGATTTCAGGATGAACAAGTGCCACACGCTGAAATTCATCAATAATGTAGCTCATTTCGGTAGTATCCGACTTCAGGAAATTCCTTCGTGCCGGCACATTGAAAAATATATTCTTAACCGCAATCGACGTTCCTTCGGGTGTGGCACAAGGTCCTTGACTTTTTACCTTCGACCCGTCAATTTCTATACAGGTGCCGGCTTCGTCGCCTGTGCGTCTTGTTTTCAGCTCCACCTGCGCAATACTTGCAACAGAAGCCAGTGCTTCGCCGCGAAACCCGAAGGTGCGAATGGCAAACAGGTCTTTTGAATCTCTGATTTTGGAAGTAGCGTGGCGTTCAAAACTGAGGCGTGCATCGGTTTCCGACATACCGCATCCGTTATCAGTAACCTGAATCAGCGTTTTACCTGAATCCTTGACAATGAGTTGTATCTCATTCGCACCGGAATCCACGGCATTCTCCATCAGCTCCTTCACGGCGGATGCCGGGCGCTGTATCACCTCGCCCGCGGCTATCTGATTCGCCACCGAATCAGGAAGTATTTTAATTATATCCGACATGCTGCAAAAATACCTGTTTTTTATAAAACCTGCCCGGCTATTCTAATAAATATGGGCTTTTCTGAGCTGTATGTAAGAAGTGCCTGTTATATTCCTCAGATTTTAGGATGCTATAACGTCAGAGTTTTATACTTTTGTGGCTCAATTTGAAATAATTTTAAAGATAAAGAAAGAAGATCATGGAACAAGTTTTTGAAAAGATTAACGCACTGGCTGAAAAATATCGTGATTATACGGCACAGAATCTTTCGCGCCTGATTAGACTCAAATCACTGAGTATGGAAGAGAAAGAAGTGCAGTATGAATTGAAAAGGCAGATGGAAGAAGCCGGCTTTGACGAGGTTATTATTGATGGAATCGGAAATGTTATCGGACGCATTGGCAACGGCAAAAAAATTCTTGCCATCGATGGTCATATGGATACCGTTGATATCGGCAATATCGCCAACTGGACATTCGACCCGCTCGGCGGCGAAATTAAAGACGGATACGTTCTCGGACGCGGCACCGTTGACCAAAAAGGCGGACCCGCATCATTCGTAACATCAGGCCGCATTCTAAAGGAACTTGGTTTTGATAAGGACCTTACCATTTATTTTGTCGGCAGCGTGATGGAAGAGGACTGCGACGGACTTTGCTGGAAATATATCATTGAAGAAGATAAAATTGTTCCCGATTTTGTAATCAGCACGGAACCTACGAATCTTTGCATTTATCGCGGACACCGCGGCCGTATGGAAATTGAAGTTACCTTCCGCGGCGTTTCATCACACGGCTCGGCTCCCGAGCGCGGCAAGAATGCCGTATACATGGCATCACGTGCCTGCCTCGAAGTGGAAAAACTGAATGAGCGTCTTGCATACGATGAATTCCTCGGAAAAGGAAGTGTTACCATTTCTGAGTTCGTGAGCGGCAGCCCTTCACTCTGTGCTGTGGCCGATTACGCTAAAATTCATCTTGACAGACGTCTTACCTGGGGCGAAACCAAAGAGATTGCTGTTGCCGAAGTTGAAGAAATAGTAAAAGGTATGGACGCCAAAGTAGAAGTGTTGTATTACGACGGCGTTGCTTTTACAGGCAATAAATACGGGATGGAAAAATACTATCCTACATGGAAAATTGAAGAAGGCGAAGATGCCGTTCAGTTTGGCGTAAAAGCGTTTGAAGGTCTGTTCGCAAAGAAACCCGTTGTTGATAAGTGGACATTCTCAACCAACGGCGTTACCATCAACGGTATGTATAAAATTCCGTGTATCGGTTTTGGTCCCGGCAACGAAGTACTTGCTCATGCACCCAATGAAATGGTGAAGATTGATGACCTCGTGGTGGCATCTGCATTCTATGCAGCTTACGCTATGATGGCAGCAGAAAAATAATTAACAATTAATAATTAATAATTAAAAAAATATGCCATACATCTCATAATTAATTTCTGAGGTGTGAAAAAGAATACTCTCTGAACAAGAGCAGGGGCGTGTTTTTGGAAAGCAGAAAGTGTTTTTAACCTTTCTGACTTTATAAACTTTATAAACTTTCTAACTTAAAATTTATGGAAAAAGAGTTTGAGAAACTACTGAATGAACTTAAAAGTTACAAATCAGGCTTGTATAAGAATGATTTTTTACTCACCTGGGATAAATCACTTGATGAGCTTAAAACCATCCTTAACATAGCAGAAAGCCTCAAATACCTGAGAGATCACAATATCTCGACACGCTGTTTTGAATCAGGGCTGGCTATTTCAAATTTCCGCGATAATTCAACCCGTACCCGCTTTTCTTTCGCGTCGGCAGCAAACCTGCTTGGTCTGACCGTGCAGGATCTCGATGAAGGAAAATCACAGATAGCACACGGCGAAACTGTTCGCGAAACCGCGAATATGATTTCTTTTCTTACCGAAGTAATAGGAATACGTGATGATATGTTCCTGGGTGAAGGTCATACTTACATGCAGGAAGTGGGCAGCGCCCTCGACGATGGTTTCGA encodes:
- a CDS encoding YgeY family selenium metabolism-linked hydrolase, with the protein product MEQVFEKINALAEKYRDYTAQNLSRLIRLKSLSMEEKEVQYELKRQMEEAGFDEVIIDGIGNVIGRIGNGKKILAIDGHMDTVDIGNIANWTFDPLGGEIKDGYVLGRGTVDQKGGPASFVTSGRILKELGFDKDLTIYFVGSVMEEDCDGLCWKYIIEEDKIVPDFVISTEPTNLCIYRGHRGRMEIEVTFRGVSSHGSAPERGKNAVYMASRACLEVEKLNERLAYDEFLGKGSVTISEFVSGSPSLCAVADYAKIHLDRRLTWGETKEIAVAEVEEIVKGMDAKVEVLYYDGVAFTGNKYGMEKYYPTWKIEEGEDAVQFGVKAFEGLFAKKPVVDKWTFSTNGVTINGMYKIPCIGFGPGNEVLAHAPNEMVKIDDLVVASAFYAAYAMMAAEK
- a CDS encoding rhomboid family intramembrane serine protease, yielding MSYEQYRPAGFKLLPPVVKNLLIINILFFIAKYVLGNAMNVDLDDMLGLHYFGAEKFKPYQIVSYMFMHGDITHILFNMLALWMFGYVLENVWGPKRFLTYYILCGLGAAAVHYIIVYFQVQPVLEAIEQYKASPGLIQFKQFIDNQQVFQVASYDIQNHFNTFSVSYNGIIHNSDSLAQTAQHFTLQAQNISDSISMLHAPADSLRAQVANLNQMAQIATQQSDSLQQAAVTFNTDFINQYREDYLNAPVIIGASGAVFGILLAFGMMFPNTLVYVYFAIPMKAKWFVILYGGLELVLGVSNRSGDNVAHFAHLGGMLVGFIILMIWKRNNRKKMFENRE
- the mutL gene encoding DNA mismatch repair endonuclease MutL, whose amino-acid sequence is MSDIIKILPDSVANQIAAGEVIQRPASAVKELMENAVDSGANEIQLIVKDSGKTLIQVTDNGCGMSETDARLSFERHATSKIRDSKDLFAIRTFGFRGEALASVASIAQVELKTRRTGDEAGTCIEIDGSKVKSQGPCATPEGTSIAVKNIFFNVPARRNFLKSDTTEMSYIIDEFQRVALVHPEISFILYHNGKVVIQADRSNLKQRILALLGNFHNERIIPVEEETTVVKISGFIGKPEFAKKTRGEQYFFVNGRFIKNSYLHHAVEASYLELVPENTHPAYFIYMDIDPAKIDINIHPTKTEIKFQEEKVIYSILRATIRKSIGKFSISPSIDFEAEKGMEYDLSYDNRPIKVPTIKVDPHFNPFDKKESPPLREQQSPREISNQQHWEKLYDSLPSLKNDAEPVAGQPQQSEVFSVRTDENIVRNGQSSFIQLQQKYIMTNVKSGVMIIAQQAANERILYERYLQNFEQKCHPVQRSLYPQTIDFSPSDTELLSELTGDIRAMGFEIEPFGPGTFLVNGTPAGMKDSDVKELIEEVLENFKKNLLDLKMDKKANLAQAMARNMAKRTNHQMQPEEMQSLADRLFACSAPEISPSGKRIVFILGYDELEKRFK
- a CDS encoding rhomboid family intramembrane serine protease, which codes for MNNNFNFNNYQPARPASPLKGLRDFFMGRSMLSRLIIINVAVFLLVNIAGLFQFFMQIPYLQNGKETNILVYWLALPSNPDTLLHRPWTIISYMFLHENFLHIFFNMLMLYFGGKLFTEYLGSKKLLLTYLLGGIFGGIFYVTAYNIFPVFSNIAGISIVLGASASVLAIIIAIATFIPDYSLNMLFIGKVKFKYMALIFVALDLLSIQKDNPGGHIAHLGGAFWGFIYILALKSKVIGNNLANPFKKLFRRKPKFKGYTSYTRPPVNEDDYNKVRADNQKKTDAILDKIKKSGYSSLTKEEKEFLFKASSKP